A region from the uncultured Holophaga sp. genome encodes:
- the nth gene encoding endonuclease III translates to MKPWTPKRLTALTGALSTAYPDAHCELDHLDPYQLVVATILSAQCTDARVNQVTPALFARYPDAESLAAAELPELEELIRSTGFFRNKAKNLIGMARGLVERHGGRVPDTQEALAALPGVGQKTANVVLANAFRIPALAVDTHIFRVARRLGLSTGHTPEKVEADLCALFPRESWIELHHLLIFHGRRTCDARKPACTLCCLESECPTGQGLMPDPHTGRSLA, encoded by the coding sequence ATGAAGCCATGGACCCCCAAGCGCCTGACCGCCCTCACGGGAGCCCTGTCCACAGCCTACCCGGACGCCCACTGCGAACTCGACCACCTCGACCCCTACCAGCTGGTGGTGGCCACCATCCTCAGCGCCCAGTGCACCGACGCCCGGGTGAACCAAGTGACCCCTGCCCTCTTCGCCCGCTATCCCGACGCCGAGTCCCTGGCTGCTGCGGAGCTGCCCGAGCTGGAGGAGCTCATCCGCTCCACGGGGTTCTTCCGCAACAAGGCGAAGAACCTCATCGGGATGGCCCGGGGCCTGGTGGAGCGCCACGGGGGCCGGGTCCCTGACACCCAGGAAGCCCTGGCAGCCCTGCCAGGGGTCGGCCAGAAGACGGCCAACGTGGTCCTGGCCAATGCCTTCAGGATCCCCGCCCTGGCGGTGGACACCCACATCTTCCGGGTCGCCCGACGGCTCGGGCTCTCGACGGGCCACACACCCGAAAAGGTCGAGGCCGATCTCTGCGCCCTCTTCCCCAGGGAGAGCTGGATCGAACTCCACCACCTGCTGATCTTCCATGGACGCCGGACCTGCGACGCCCGGAAGCCCGCCTGCACCCTCTGTTGCCTGGAATCGGAGTGCCCCACCGGCCAGGGCCTCATGCCCGATCCCCACACCGGCCGCTCCCTGGCCTGA